The Methanobacterium lacus genome includes a region encoding these proteins:
- a CDS encoding UGSC family (seleno)protein, with the protein MIVKVVEKDVMDPVAETGDHKIELNKVDPDFKKLTLFNNTKPGADVILDYLGENLGKSEVIRVKKPAGAPATQNQLEKAALGEVVILGLGDCGSCSSWVILDAIRLEKIGVPTISICSTSFSEFSHELAKAHGAEDLNIVTVQHPIAGTKTSEIHDKTRKMMPLIKELLGNF; encoded by the coding sequence ATGATAGTTAAAGTTGTAGAGAAGGATGTTATGGATCCTGTTGCAGAAACAGGAGATCATAAGATCGAATTAAATAAAGTGGATCCGGATTTCAAGAAGTTAACACTCTTCAACAATACAAAACCCGGAGCTGATGTGATTTTAGACTACCTAGGTGAAAATCTGGGAAAATCCGAAGTTATAAGGGTTAAAAAACCTGCAGGTGCTCCTGCAACACAAAATCAGCTTGAAAAGGCAGCCCTTGGCGAAGTTGTAATTTTAGGACTGGGAGATTGTGGTTCATGCTCCAGCTGGGTTATTTTAGATGCAATCCGGCTTGAAAAGATTGGTGTTCCAACAATTTCAATATGTTCCACAAGTTTTTCAGAGTTTTCCCACGAACTTGCCAAGGCCCATGGAGCAGAAGACTTGAACATAGTCACAGTTCAACATCCCATAGCAGGAACCAAAACATCGGAAATTCACGATAAAACCAGGAAAATGATGCCTTTAATTAAAGAACTGCTGGGTAACTTTTGA
- the lysS gene encoding lysine--tRNA ligase, whose amino-acid sequence MKHWIERIADDLNEKDVPEHIIASGTSISGSIHIGNSCDIFIANAVTKALQKLNDESKTIWIADDHDPLRKVPYPLPESYEKYLGIPYSQIPCPEGCCSNFVEHFEKPLLSLLENFGIELEVYSGAEMYKDGVYDDYIRTALENAPKIREIFNKFREHPLKDNWLPYNPICSECGRVNTTYAHSFEGDTVYYSCKCGHKGEMDIKSGEGKLTWRVEWAARWKIFNITCEPFGKDHAASGGSYDVSKIISREIYGYDAPYPVPYEWITLKGEAMSKSHGVFFTPGQWLEIAEPETLNYFIFRNKPLKHKDFDPTMPFLDFIEQYDRVERIYYSAEEPTSEKEGEKLKKIYEASQINLEESMPFQPSYRFLTVAYQIAGNDPSKIYEILKKNSQLPKEMEDKDFKEMETKDLERFTRRIEHVKNWLEIYAPEFVKFQVQKKLPRVEINDQQKEFLLKVADLLEKKDYDTEEFYDEMYLVIHDLDMKPQKAFQAIYKVITGKKQGPRAASFVLSLDKDLVIRRFRMKD is encoded by the coding sequence TTGAAACACTGGATCGAAAGGATCGCAGACGATTTGAATGAAAAAGATGTTCCGGAACATATAATTGCAAGCGGGACATCCATATCAGGATCAATACATATTGGAAATTCTTGCGATATATTTATCGCCAACGCAGTCACAAAAGCTCTTCAAAAGCTTAACGATGAGTCTAAAACCATCTGGATTGCAGATGACCACGACCCACTCAGAAAGGTTCCATACCCACTCCCAGAATCCTATGAAAAATATCTGGGCATACCCTACTCACAGATTCCATGTCCAGAGGGATGTTGTTCCAACTTCGTTGAACATTTTGAAAAACCATTATTAAGCCTTCTTGAAAACTTTGGAATAGAACTTGAAGTATATTCTGGAGCGGAAATGTACAAAGACGGGGTTTACGATGATTACATAAGAACTGCTCTGGAAAATGCTCCTAAAATCAGGGAAATATTCAACAAGTTTCGTGAACATCCACTTAAAGATAACTGGTTACCTTACAACCCAATCTGCAGTGAATGTGGAAGGGTTAACACCACCTACGCCCACAGCTTCGAAGGAGACACAGTATATTACAGCTGTAAATGTGGCCATAAAGGTGAAATGGACATAAAATCAGGTGAAGGAAAACTCACATGGAGAGTTGAATGGGCAGCAAGATGGAAAATATTCAATATTACATGCGAACCATTTGGAAAGGACCACGCAGCTAGTGGAGGATCCTACGACGTGAGTAAAATTATTTCAAGGGAAATATATGGTTACGATGCACCCTACCCAGTTCCATACGAATGGATAACTCTCAAGGGAGAAGCCATGTCAAAATCACATGGAGTCTTTTTTACTCCAGGACAGTGGCTAGAAATAGCAGAACCAGAAACTTTGAATTATTTCATATTCAGAAACAAACCATTGAAACACAAGGACTTCGATCCAACCATGCCATTTTTGGATTTCATTGAACAGTACGACAGAGTAGAACGTATCTACTATTCAGCTGAGGAACCAACGTCTGAAAAAGAGGGAGAAAAGTTAAAAAAGATCTACGAAGCATCCCAAATCAATCTCGAAGAATCTATGCCATTCCAACCTTCTTACAGATTTTTAACAGTTGCCTACCAAATTGCTGGAAACGATCCATCCAAGATATATGAAATTCTTAAGAAGAATTCTCAACTTCCAAAGGAAATGGAAGACAAAGATTTCAAAGAGATGGAAACCAAGGATCTCGAAAGATTTACCAGAAGAATTGAACACGTGAAAAATTGGCTTGAAATCTACGCCCCAGAATTTGTGAAGTTCCAGGTTCAAAAGAAACTTCCAAGGGTTGAAATTAACGACCAACAGAAGGAATTTTTGTTGAAAGTTGCAGACCTCCTTGAGAAGAAGGATTATGATACCGAGGAATTTTACGATGAAATGTATCTGGTGATACATGATCTGGATATGAAACCTCAAAAGGCATTTCAGGCAATTTACAAGGTTATTACAGGTAAAAAACAGGGCCCTAGAGCAGCTTCATTTGTTCTTTCCCTCGATAAAGATCTTGTAATAAGAAGATTCAGGATGAAAGACTGA